The genomic segment GGGCGAGCTCGGTGAGGGTCTCCATCAGGCGCCCGCCAGCCGGCGGTACTCGCCGAACGTCTCGGTGTGCACCTTCTCGCGGGCCCACCGGGCGGCCTCCGCGGCGGCGGTGACCGCGGCCCGGACGGCGCGGGACAGTTCGTGGTTGGTCCGGCTCTGCACGGGGACGAGGAACCGGACGTCGATGATGTCGCCGGTGGCGGCGACGACCACCTCGACCAGCCCGTCGGGTGAGTGCACCGAGACCTCGACGCCCCGGGCGGCCTGCTCGAATTCGGCCTGCAACGCCTCGATGCGGCGGTACCGCTCGATCGCCTCCTCCACCCAGGACTCGTCGAGCTCCCGTGCCATCGGCCGGCTCCTCCCCCGTGTCGGTCCATGGACCGTCGGCGGACGCCAGAATGACACCCACCGTGGCGCGACGATCGCAGGCGGCATCGAAAATACCGATCGACGCTCCCGAACGGAAGAGGTGGGTGACTCAACCCTTCCAGAGCGCGAGCATCATCGCCTCGACGGCGATCCGGGGCTTGACGTTCGTCTCGATCGCGGTCCGGCAGGCCAGCACGGCCTCCAGCCGGCGCAGCGTCCCCTCCGGGGTCCACTTGCCGGCGGCGGCCCGGGCCAACGGCTCGGTGTCGGTGTGCACCGGCGCCACCGGGGCGCCCATCGACACCGTCAGCACGTCCCGGTAGAAGC from the Solwaraspora sp. WMMD1047 genome contains:
- a CDS encoding YbaB/EbfC family nucleoid-associated protein, translating into MARELDESWVEEAIERYRRIEALQAEFEQAARGVEVSVHSPDGLVEVVVAATGDIIDVRFLVPVQSRTNHELSRAVRAAVTAAAEAARWAREKVHTETFGEYRRLAGA